From the Salarias fasciatus chromosome 16, fSalaFa1.1, whole genome shotgun sequence genome, one window contains:
- the usp9 gene encoding ubiquitin carboxyl-terminal hydrolase 9X isoform X6, with product MTATTRGSPVGGNDSQGQGQAPDAQSQPPLPQNQTSSPNSSNENSPVSPPDDQSQGDAPPQLEEEEPAFPHTDLAKLDDMINRPRWVVPVLPKGELEVLLEAAIDLSKKGLDVKCEACQRFFRDGLTISFTKILTDEAVSGWKFEIHRCIINNTHRLVELCVAKLSQDWFPLLELLAMATNPHCKFHIYNGTRPSETVPAGAQLADDELFARPPDPRSPKGWLVDLINKFGGLNGFQMLHDRFMSGQALNVQIIAALIKPFGQCYEFLTLHTVKKYFLPVIEMVPQFLENLTDEELKKEAKNEAKNDALSMIIKSLKNLASRVPGQEETVKNLEIFRLKMILRLLQISSFNGKMNALNEVNKVISSVSYYTHRHNPEEEEWLTAERMAEWIQQNHILSIVLRDSLHQPQYVEKLEKILRFVIKEKALTMQDLDNIWAAQAGKHEAIVKNVHDLLAKLAWDFSPEQLDHLFDCFKASWTNASKKQREKLLELIRRLAEDDKDGVMAHKVLNLLWNLAHSDDVPVDIMDQALSAHIKILDYSCSQDRDTQKIQWIDRFIEELRTNDKWVIPALKQIREICSLFGEAPQNLSQTQRSPHVFYRHDLINQLQHNHALVTLVAENLSAYMETMRQFSKEEQAEFDPQTVRPGSRYSHVQEVQERLNFLRFLLKDGQLWLCAPQAKQIWKCLAENAVFLCDREACFKWYSKLMGDEPDLDPDINKDFFENNVLQLDPSLLTENGMKCFERFFKAVNCREGKLVAKRRAYMMDDLELIGLDYLWRVVIQGSDDIASRAIDLLKEIYTNLGPKLQVNQVEIHEDFIQSCFDRLKASYDTLCVLDGDKDSINCARQEAIRMVRVLTVLKEYINECDSDYHEERTILPMSRAFRGKHITLIVRFPNQGRQVDDLDIWSHTNDTIGSVRRGILNRIKANAAHTKIELFIGGEVVDPADDRKLIGQLNLKDKTLITAKLTQVSTNMPSSPDSSSDSSTGSPGNHGNHYSDGPNPEVESCLPGVIMSLHLRYISFLWQVADLGCNLNMPLLRDGARVLMKLMPPDNTTVENLRAVCLDHAKLGENSLSPSLDSRFFGPSPSQVLYLIEVVYALLMPASATLGEDASDFQYNFLKSGGLPLVLSMLTRNNFLPSADMETRRGAYLNALKIAKLLLTAVGFGHVKAVAEACQPNAEGNIPVSPINQATHDQALVLQSALQNIPNPASECMLRNVAIRLAQQISDEASKYIPDICVIRAVQKIVWASGCGTVQLVFSSNEEISKIYEKTNAAKEPDGEDEQVCCEALEVMTLCFALMPTALDTLSKEKAWQTFIIDLLLHCHSKSVRQMAQEQFFLMATRCCMGHRPLLFFITLLFTVLGSTAKERAKHAGDYFTLLRHLLNYAYNSNINLPNAEVLLNNEIDWLKRIRDEVKRTGETGVEETILEGHLGVTKELLAFQTPEKKYYIGCEKGGANLIKELIDDFIFPASNVYLQYMKSGEFPTEQAIPVCSTPASINAGFELLVALAVGCVRNLKQIVDTLTDMYYLGCETLTEWEYLPPVGPRPNKGFVGLKNAGATCYMNSVIQQLYMIPPIRNGILAIEGTGTDVDDDMSGDEKQENESNVDPRDEVFSYHHQFDDKPSSKSEDRKEYNIGVLRHLQVIFGHLAASRLQYYVPRGFWKQFRLWGEPVNLREQHDALEFFNSLVDSLDEALKALGHPAMLSKVLGGSFADQKICQGCPHRYECEESFTTLNVDIRNHQNLLDSMEQYVKGDLLEGANAYHCEKCNKKVDTVKRLLIKKLPPVLAIQLKRFDYDWERECAIKFNDYFEFPRELDMEPYTVAGVAKLEGDDVNPENQVIQQNEPSEPTPPGSSKYRLVGVLVHSGQASGGHYYSYIIQRNGGDGEKNRWYKFDDGDVTECKMDDEEEMKNQCFGGEYMGEVFDHMMKRMSYRRQKRWWNAYILFYERMDSLDKDSELVKYISELTISSTKPQQVKMPGVIECSVRKQNVQFMHNRMQYSLEYFQFIKKLLTCNSVYLNPPPGQDHLLPEAEEIAMISAQLAARFLFSTGFHTKKVVRGPASDWYDALCILLRHSKNVRYWFAHNVLFAYPNRFSEYLLECPSAEVRGAFAKLIVFIAHFSLQDGPCPSPTASPGPSAPGCDNLSLSDHLLRAVLNLLRREVSEHGRHLQQYFNLFVMYANLGLAEKTQLLKLNVPATFMLVALDEGPGPPIKYQYAELGKLYTVVSQLVRCCDVSSRMQSSINGNPPLPNPYGDTNLTAPVMPVQQLVGELLFVRTSYVKKIIEDCSNSEETVKLLRFSCWENPQFSSTVLSELLWQVAYSYTYELRPYLDLLLQILLIEDSWQTHRIHNVLKGIPDDRDGLFDTIQRSKNHYQKRAYQCIKCMVALFSNCSVAYQILQSNGDLKRKWTWAVEWLGDELERRPYTGNPQYTYNNWSPPVQSNETSNGYFLERSHSARMTLAKACELCPEEEPDEQEAPDDQDSSPPEDTSLYPHSPGTAQFQQNNHPHGQPYTGPAAQHMNNPQRPGPASAPTPGPTQTPTPGPGPTPGPGPRAQENWEGTEEVAPAPTSTPAPAPPKE from the exons ATGACGGCCACCACGCGTGGCTCTCCGGTGGGGGGCAATGACAgtcagggccagggccaggcaCCTGATGCTCAGAGCCAACCCCCACTGCCACAGAACCAG ACATCATCTCCGAATTCATCGAATGAGAACTCCCCAGTGAGCCCCCCAGATGATCAGAGTCAGGGAGATGCTCCccctcagctggaggaggaggagcctgctTTTCCTCACACTGACCTAGCCAAGCTGGATGACATGATCAACAG GCCTCGTTGGGTTGTTCCAGTTTTGCCAAAAGGAGAGTTGGAAGTCCTCTTAGAAGCTGCGATAGACCTGAGTAAAAAAG GACTGGATGTGAAGTGTGAGGCCTGTCAGAGGTTTTTCCGAGATGGTCTGACCATTTCCTTCACAAAGATCCTGACGGACGAGGCAGTCAGTGGCTGGAAGTTTGAGATTCAT AGGTGCATCATTAATAACACACACCGActggtggagctgtgtgtggcCAAGCTCTCTCAGGACTGGTTCCCTCTACTGGAGCTGCTGGCCATGGCCACCAACCCTCACTGCAAGTTCCACATTTACAATGGCACACGGCCCTCTGAGACCGTCCCCGCTGGAGCACAGCTGGCCGATGACGAGCTCTTCGCCCGACCGCCAGACCCACGATCTCCAAAG GGCTGGTTGGTGGACTTAATAAACAAATTTGGGGggttaaacgggtttcaaatgCTGCACGATCGCTTCATGAGCGGCCAAGCACTGAACGTCCAGATCATCGCTGCACTTATCAA GCCTTTTGGCCAGTGTTACGAGTTCCTCACGTTGCACACAGTGAAGAAGTACTTCCTTCCAGTCATCGAGATGGTTCCACAGTTTCTTGAGAATCTCACAGACgaggagctgaagaaagagGCCAAGAATGAAGCCAAAAACGACGCACTGTCCATGATAATCAAGTCTCTGAAGAATCTGGCTTCGCGCGTACCGGGACAGGAGGAGACCGTGAAGAACTTAGagatttttagattaaaaatgATTCTTAG GTTATTgcaaatttcttcttttaatggcAAAATGAATGCACTAAATGAAGTAAACAAGGTGATCTCCAGTGTGTCGTATTACACTCATCGACACAAccccgaggaggaggaatggCTGACGGCAGAGCGCATGGCG GAGTGGATCCAGCAGAACCACATCCTGTCCATCGTGCTCAGGGACAGTTTGCACCAGCCGCAGTATGTGGAGAAATTAGAGAAGATCCTTCGCTTCGTTATCAAAGAGAAAGCACTCACCATGCAGGATCTGGACAACATCTGGGCCGCACAG GCTGGAAAGCATGAGGCCATTGTGAAGAATGTCCATGACCTCTTGGCGAAGCTGGCGTGGGACTTCTCACCGGAGCAGCTTGACCATCTCTTTGACTGTTTCAAG gcAAGCTGGACCAATGCCAGTAAGAAGCAGCGTGaaaagctgctggagctgatcagACGCTTGGCTGAAGATGACAAGGATGGTGTAATGGCCCACAAGGTCCTCAACCTGCTGTGGAACCTGGCACACAGCGATGATGTGCCTGTCGACATCATGGACCAGGCTCTGAGTGCTCACATCAAGATCTTGGACTATAGTTGCTCACAG GACAGGGACACACAGAAGATTCAGTGGATAGATCGCTTCATAGAGGAGCTACGAACCAATGACAAATGGGTCATCCCTGCTCTGAAGCAGATCAGAGAAATCTGTAGCCTGTTTGGAGAAGCTCCACAAAACCTCAG tcAAACCCAGAGAAGTCCTCATGTGTTTTACCGCCATGACCTAATCAACCAGCTGCAGCATAATCACGCTCTGGTCACGCTGGTGGCTGAGAACCTCTCGGCCTACATGGAGACCATGAGGCAGTTCTCCAAAG AAGAACAAGCAGAGTTTGACCCCCAGACAGTGAGACCAGGAAGCCGCTACAGCCATGTTCAGGAAGTACAAGAGCGGCTCAACTTCCTGAG attccTGCTAAAAGACGGCCAGCTGTGGCTGTGCGCCCCTCAGGCCAAGCAGATCTGGAAGTGTCTGGCTGAGAATGCTGTGTTCCTCTGTGACCGGGAAGCCTGCTTCAAGTG GTACTCCAAGCTGATGGGTGACGAgccagacctggacccagacatCAATAAGGACTTCTTTGAGAACAATGTCTTGCAGTTGGACCCGTCTCTGCTGACAGAGAATGGcatgaagtgctttgagagGTTCTTCAAGGCTGTCAACTGCAGAGAGGGCAAGCTGGTAGCCAAGCGCAGGGCCTACATGATGGATGACCTGGAACTAATAGGCCTGGACTATCTCTGGCGG GTTGTTATTCAAGGAAGTGATGACATTGCAAGCCGAGCAATAGACCTGTTGAAAGAGATCTACACCAACCTCGGACCAAAACTACAAGTTAATCAG GTGGAAATTCATGAAGACTTCATCCAGTCGTGTTTCGACCGCCTGAAAGCGTCCTACGACACCCTTTGTGTGTTGGATGGAGACAAGGACAGCATCAACTGTGCCCGACAGGAGGCCATCCGCATGGTGCGAGTTCTCACCGTTCTCAAGGAATACATCAATGAGTGTGACAGTGATTACCATGAGGAGAGGACGATACTGCCCATGTCCAG GGCTTTCCGTGGAAAGCATATCACATTGATTGTGCGATTCCCCAACCAAGGACGTCAGGTCGACGATCTGGACATTTGGTCACACACCAACGACACGATTGGCTCGGTTCGGCGTGGCATTCTCAACAGGATAAAAGCCAATGCCGCACATACAAAGATCGAGCTCTTCATTGGTGGGGAGGTTGTGGATCCAGCTGACGACAGGAAACTGATTGGACAGCTCAATCTGAAGGACAAAACG ctgatcacaGCCAAGCTGACCCAGGTGAGCACCAACATGCCCTCGAGTCCGGATAGCTCGTCTGACTCATCCACTGGCTCTCCgggtaaccatggcaaccacTACAGCGACGGGCCCAACCCTGAAGTGGAGAGTTGTCTTCCCGGCGTG ATCATGTCGCTGCATCTGCGCTACATCTCCTTCCTGTGGCAGGTGGCCGACCTGGGCTGCAACCTGAACATGCCTCTGCTCAGAGACGGTGCTCGAGTCCTCATGAAGCTGATGCCTCCCG acaaCACGACGGTGGAGAATCTGAGGGCTGTGTGTCTGGACCACGCCAAGCTGGGTGAAAACAGCCTGAGTCCTTCACTGGACTCGCGCTTCTTCGGTCCGTCACCCTCACAAGTTCTCTACCTCATTGAG GTTGTATATGCTTTGCTGATGCCCGCCAGTGCCACTCTGGGCGAGGATGCCAGCGACTTCCAGTACAACTTCCTGAAGAGTGGCGGTCTGCCCTTGGTGCTGAGCATGCTCACCAGAAACAACTTCCTCCCATCCGCGGACATGGAGACGCGACGCGGGGCTTACCTCAACGCGCTGAAGATTGCCAAGCTCCTGTTGACCGCGGTCGGCTTCGGGCACGTGAAGGCTGTGGCAGAGGCCTGCCAGCCCAACGCTGAGGGAAATATTCCCGTCTCTCCG ATAAATCAGGCAACACATGACCAGGCACTGGTCCTGCAGAGCGCGCTGCAAAACATCCCCAACCCTGCCTCGGAGTGCATGCTGCGAAATGTAGCCATTCGCCTGGCCCAGCAGATTTCTGATGAG GCATCGAAGTACATCCCAGACATTTGTGTGATCCGAGCTGTTCAGAAAATAGTGTGGGCTTCGGGCTGCGGCACAGTGCAGCTCGTCTTCAGTTCCAATGAAGAAATCAGCAAGATATACGAGAAG ACGAATGCGGCCAAGGAGCCAGATGGAGAAGATGAGCAGGTGTGCTGCGAGGCCCTGGAAGTGATGACACTGTGTTTCGCCCTCATGCCCACGGCTCTAGACACGCTCAGTAAGGAGAAAGCTTGGCAGACCTTCATCATAGACTTGCTGCTACACTGCCACAGCAA ATCTGTGCGTCAGATGGCTCAGGAGCAGTTCTTCCTGATGGCCACTCGGTGCTGTATGGGCCATCGACCCCTCCTCTTCTTTATTACcctcctcttcactgtgctGGGG AGTACAGCCAAAGAGCGAGCCAAACATGCTGGGGACTACTTCACGTTGCTTCGGCATCTCCTGAACTATGCCTACAACAGCAACATTAACCTGCCAAACGCTGAGGTGCTGCTCAACAATGAGATTGACTGGCTGAAGAGGATACGG GATGAGGTTAAGAGGACAGGGGAGACTGGTGTGGAGGAGACGATCCTGGAGGGCCACCTTGGGGTCACCAAAGAGCTTCTGGCCTTCCAGACACCAGAGAAGAAGTATTACATCGGCTGTGAGAAGGGAGGAGCAAACCTCATTAAG GAGCTGATCGACGACTTCATCTTCCCAGCGTCTAATGTTTACCTGCAGTACATGAAGAGCGGCGAGTTCCCCACAGAGCAGGCCATCCCAGTGTGCAGCACGCCCGCCTCCATCAACGCTGGCTTTGAGCTCCTGGTGGCGCTGGCCGTCGGCTGTGTCCGCAACCTCAAACAGATCGTGGACACTTTGACCGACATGTACTACTTGG GTTGTGAAACACTGACGGAGTGGGAGTACCTGCCTCCAGTCGGCCCACGGCCCAACAAAGGCTTTGTGGGTCTAAAGAACGCCGGCGCCACCTGCTACATGAACTCAGTCATTCAGCAGCTCTACATGATCCCTCCCATCCGCAACGGCATCCTGGCTATCGAGGGAACGGGCACCGACGTGGACGACGACATGTCAGGGGATGAGAAGCAAGAGAATGAG AGTAACGTAGATCCTCGTGATGAAGTGTTCAGCTACCATCATCAGTTCGATGATAAACCCTCCAGTAAGTCAGAAGACAGGAAAGAGTACAATATCGGGGTGCTGCGCCACCTGCAGGTCATCTTTGGTCATCTGGCTGCATCCAGACTGCAGTACTACGTCCCTCGAGGATTCTGGAAACAGTTCAG GCTATGGGGCGAGCCAGTGAACCTGAGGGAACAGCACGATGCCCTGGAGTTTTTCAACTCTTTGGTGGACAGCCTGGATGAAGCTCTGAAAGCTTTAGGCCACCCTGCTATGCTGAGCAAGGTGCTGGGAGGGTCCTTCGCTGACCAGAAAATCTGTCAGGGCTGCCCCCACAG GTATGAGTGTGAGGAGTCGTTCACAACACTCAATGTGGACATCAGAAACCACCAGAACCTTCTGGACTCCATGGAGCAGTACGTCAAAGGAGACCTGCTAGAAGGAGCCAACGCCTACCACTGTGAAAAGTGTAATAAGAAG GTGGACACAGTGAAGCGTCTGCTCATCAAGAAGCTGCCGCCCGTCCTGGCCATCCAGCTGAAGCGCTTTGACTACGACTGGGAGAGGGAGTGTGCCATCAAGTTCAACGACTACTTCGAGTTTCCCCGGGAGCTGGACATGGAGCCGTACACGGTAGCAGGCGTGGCCAAGCTGGAGGGCGACGACGTCAACCCAGAGAACCAGGTGATCCAGCAGAACGAGCCGTCGGAGCCCACGCCGCCCGGAAGCTCCAAGTACCGTCTGGTGGGAGTGCTGGTCCACTCAGGCCAGGCCAGCGGGGGACACTACTATTCCTACATAATCCAGAGGAACGGGGGCGACGGCGAGAAGAACCGCTGGTATAAGTTTGACGACGGGGATGTGACGGAGTGCAAGATGGACgacgaggaggagatgaagaaccAGTGCTTCGGAGGGGAGTACATGGGCGAGGTGTTCGACCACATGATGAAGAGGATGTCGTACCGGAGGCAGAAGCGCTGGTGGAACGCCTACATCCTGTTCTATGAGCGCATGGACTCTCTGGACAAGGACAGCGAGCTGGTCAAGTACATCTCCGAGCTGACCATCTCCTCCACCAAGCCCCAGCAGGTCAAGATGCCCGGCGTCATCGAGTGCAGCGTCCGCAAGCAGAACGTCCAATTCATGCACAACCGAATGCAATACAGCCTGGAATATTTCCAGTTCATTAAGAAACTTCTGACCTGTAACAGTGTCTATTTAAACCCTCCTCCAG GACAAGACCACCTTCTgccagaggcagaggagatTGCTATGATTAGTGCTCAGCTGGCTGCTCGCTTCCTCTTCAGCACAGGTTTTCACACCAAGAAAGTGGTACGGGGTCCTGCCAGTGACTG GTATGACGCCCTCTGCATCCTGCTGAGACACAGTAAGAATGTACGCTATTGGTTTGCACACAACGTCCTGTTCGCTTACCCCAACCGCTTCTCGGAGTACCTGCTCGAGTGCCCGAGCGCCGAGGTCCGCGGCGCCTTCGCGAAGCTCATCGTCTTCATCGCTCACTTCTCCCTGCAAGACGGAccctgcccctcccccaccgCCTCGCCAGGACCCTCGGCTCCG GGCTGTGATAACCTCAGTCTCAGTGACCACTTGTTGAGAGCTGTCCTCAACCTGCTCAGAAGAGAGGTCTCTGAACACGGCCGTCACCTGCAGCAGTACTTCAACCTCTTTGTCATGTACGCCAATCTGG GACTGGCAGAAAAGACGCAGCTCCTCAAGCTGAACGTTCCTGCCACCTTCATGTTGGTCGCCCTTGACGAGGGTCCCGGCCCGCCCATTAAGTACCAGTACGCCGAGCTGGGCAAGCTGTACACTGTGGTCTCCCAGCTGGTCCGCTGCTGCGACGTCTCCTCTCGCATGCAGTCCTCCATCAATG GTAACCCTCCCCTCCCGAACCCTTACGGAGACACCAATCTGACGGCGCCGGTGATgccggtgcagcagctggtagGAGAGCTCCTCTTCGTGAGGACCAGCTACGTCAAGAAGATCATCGAGGACTGCAGCAACTCCGAGGAGACGGTGAAGCTGCTCCGCTTCAGCTGCTGGGAGAACCCTCAGTTCTCCTCCACCGTGCTCAGTGAGCTGCTCTGGCAG GTGGCGTACTCCTACACCTATGAGCTGAGGCCTTACCTGGACCTGCTGCTACAGATCCTGCTCATCGAGGACTCCTGGCAAACACACAG GATCCACAATGTACTGAAGGGAATTCCTGATGACAGAGATGGGCTTTTCGACACCATCCAGCGCTCCAAGAACCACTACCAGAAACGGGCCTATCAGTGCATCAAGTGCATGGTGGCTCTCTTCAGCAACTGCTCTGTGGCCTATCAGATCCTCCAG AGCAACGGCGACCTCAAGCGGAAGTGGACGTGGGCCGTGGAGTGGCTCGGAGacgagctggagaggaggccCTACACAGGAAACCCCCAGTACACCTACAACAACTGGTCGCCTCCGGTCCAGAGCAACGAGACCTCCAACGGATACTTCCTGGAGCGTTCACACAGCGCACGCATGACGCTGGCCAAGGCCTGCGAGCTGTGTCCCGAGGAG